The sequence ACGTACTCGATCCACGCAGCAATCGAGAGGGCGGCTGCGGAGCCGTCGCGACCATCTTCTAGCTCAGACTTCATGATCGGCACGGCACGCATCCGCTGCTTCGTACCACCGTCGATCGCGATCTGAGCCAGGTTGTGGCGGATGCGCGGGTTTTCGAAACGCTCGATCAAATCTTTGCGGTAGCCGGGAATGTCCAGGCCGTCTGCGGTGAGGTGGTTCGCAGCCTCATCCCACAGTGCTTCCACCTTCTCGCGTACATCCGGATCATTGATGGCGTCGGCGACAGTTTCGTGGCCCTTCAACTGTGCGTAGTAAGCCATCAGCGAGTGTGAGCCATTGAGCAGCCATAGTTTGCGGCGCTCGAACTGCTCGATATCGTCGACAAAGATAACGCCAGCTTTCTCCCATGCAGGACGCCCTGCCGGGAATTCACCCTCGATGACCCAGGAAGCGAACGGCTCAGTCACTACAGGGGAAGCGTCTTCGTAGCCGGTAGCTTCGGCAACGTCCTTGATCAAATCGTCGGTGGTTGCCGGGGTGATGCGGTCGATCGAGGTGGATGGGAAGGTCACGTTTTGTTCAATCCAGTCCGCCAGCTCCTCGTCGGCGGCTTTTGCCATGCCGATCACAGCAGCCTTGGTCAGCGGACCGTTATCGGCTACGTTGTCACAGCTCATGATGGCCATGCCACCGTTGCCGGCTTCTTTTCGTGCCTTCAATCCCTCAACGATACGTCCGGTCGCGGTTTTGAGCTCCTCAGGGTTGCCGGCGCGCAATGCTTCTACGTCGTGGGCAACATCGGCGTTCGAGGTGTCCAGGCTGCCGTCTTCTGCCAGATGGTAGCCGGCCTCGGTAATGGTGAGCGTAACGACGGCCACGTTCTCATCTGCAAGCAATTCTTTCAGGCGGGCCAGGTTGAACGCGGGCTGCGCCTCCACCAGTGAGGTAATCACCTCAGGGGAGTCGCCGTCGCCGGAACGGGTGACCAGGGTGAATAGTCCATCCTGCGGCTGGAGGGTATCCGACATGCGGGCGGACCGGCCGGTGAATGAGCAGTAACCCCAGCTTGGGTCAGCCTTTTGGGTGTACCAGACCTGGTGGGCGCGGTGGAATGCGCCAAGGCCGAGGTGCACGAGGCGAACTGGTGCTGCTGGTGCGTCGTAGTTGGTGCGGTTGAGTTTCTGGGTCATAGCTTGAAAACCCTCCTTGGGGAAGCGTCGATCAGGTCAACGATGATTTCGGCGGCGCGGTCCTCGGTGATGCGGTGCTCTGCTACCAGCCGGGCTAGGTAGTTGGCTTCCACGCGGCGTGAGGTGTTGTGGCGCGCAGGGATGGAACAGTATGCGCGGGTGTCGTCGATGAACCCGGAGTAGCGGCTAAACCCGGTGGTGCCGGTGGTGTACTGGCGGAAACGGTTCATCGCATCGATTTCGTCAATGAACCACCATGGTGCGCCCGCGTACACAGCAGGGTAGTAGCCGGCCAGTGGGGCGATCTCACGGGAGAATGTGGTCTCGTCCATGGTGAAGATGACGAAGTTGAAGTCCTTGTTCTCACCGAAGGTGCTCAGCAGCGGCTGTAGGGCATTGGTGTATTCCATCTGGAATGGGATGTCGTGGCCCACGTCCGCGCCGTACTTTTCAAAGGTGGAGGTGGAGTGGTTGCGGTAGGAGCCTGGATGCAGTGTCATGACCAGGCCGTCGTCTTGGGCCATCTCCGCCATGCGGAAGGTCATGTTCGCCTCGAAAGCTTGGGCTTCCTCACGGGTCCAGGTACCATTGCGGCCCTTGTCGAACAGTGCTGCTGCTTCGGCTGCGTCCAGCGGAGTGGTTTCCGCATCGTGGGTGCCGTGGTCGGTGGACGTGCCGCCGGCTTCCTTGAAGAACTGACGACGGTCTCGCAGTGCCTCAAGGTAGCCTTCGTATCCGGTTTTGCCCCCACCGTGGAGGTCAATGAGCTTTTCGACGTTGTCCGCAAAGTGTGCGTTATAGAACTTCGTGTACGCATCAGGCCGGAAGGTGGGCAGGACCCGTGGGGTGAAGGAGGCATCGTCGGCAAGTGCTTTGTGCGCCTGGAGGTCATCCAACGGGTCGTCGGTGGTGGCGAGAACTTCCAAGTTGAAGGTGTCAGCCAGCGCTCGTGGGCGGAAGTCGGGGCGCTTCAGGATCTCATCGAGTTCGTCGTAGAGCTCGTCAGCGTTTTCGCCGGAGATGCGGTCCGGGTTGATGCCGAAGACGTGCTCGAATTCCTGCTCAACCCAGTAGCCGGTGGCGGTTCCGGTGTAGAGCGGCCAGTTGGTGCAGAAGATGCGCCATGCCTCACGCGGGTCGCACTCGTGGCCACCGACGCCGAGTTCGGAGAGCTCATAGCCGACGGAGTGGAGCACGCGGGTGAGGTAGTGGTCAGGGGAAATCAGCAGTTCGGTGGGGTTGGTGAACGGCTCGTCGTCGACGAACATCTGGGCTTCCAGGTGTCCGTGCGGGGAGATGATGGGGAGGTCCTCCACGTGGGCCAGGAGGCGGCGCGCGATGTCGCGGGTGCCCGGATCGGCCGGTAGGAGGCGGTCTGGGTGGGATGCATGTGATGTACTCATAACAATATTGTCGGTTAGGGCCAGATCACAAAGCAAGCAGTTGCCGAAAGTTGCATCCAACTTTCGGCGGAGAAGGGTTGAGACGGAGAAAGAATTAGTGGGATTTCTTGATCGCAGTGGATTCCCGCACAATCAACCGTGTAGGCAGCACGCGTGGCTTTGCCATCGGCTTTTTCACGCCCTGGACTAAAGCAATCAGGTTTGCCGCCGCCACACGCCCCACAGATCGCAGTGGCCCGGCAACCGTCGTTAAGCTCGGAGTGGACAGCTGAGCGGCCTCATTGTTATCGAAACCAGCCACTAACACATCGCCTGGAACGTGCACGCCGTCTAGTGCCGCCTGGTGGAGAAATCCGACCGCAACCATGTCGTTAAAACATGCCACCGCATCCGTAGGGTGAGACTTCCAGTCGATGAAAGCACGGCGCCCGCCGCTCGCCGTTGGGGCCGCGAGCGTGATCTTTGAGGCCGTCATCTTCGAAACAGCAGCCAGGCGATCGTCGGAAAGCGGAATATGCCTGGTAAAAAGCGGTGAGTCGTCGCCCGCGCCACCGCCAGTGGCCTCGCGCAAGCCGCGCCACCGCATCGAATCCATCCAGGATTCTTCCGGCCACGACAGGTAGGTGATGCTTTGCGCGCCCTGGTCGGCCAGATGCGCAGCCAGCCGGATGGAGCCATCGTAGCTATCGACGAGCACGCTGGGCACCCCGTTAACAGGGCGGTTAATCACTACGGTGGGCACGGTGCGCGCAATCTTTTGGATCTCCGAGTTGGACAGGCGCGCTGATGCCAACAACAGGCCATCGACATGGTCGATGAGCTTATCGACGGCCGACCGTGAACGTTCCGGCGATTCTTGGACATCACTGGCGTGAATCCACACATCTTCGACCCACCCCGCGTGCGCGGCGCCACGCAACACCTCGACGAAAAAGGGGTTGCTCAAATCTGCCGCGATGAACCCTACGGTATCTTTTGTGGTCCGCACCGAATTTCGCGTCTCAAGTTTGGTGCGGTAGCCCAGCTCTTCTGCGATCCGGCGGATCTTTTCGGCTGTGGAGAAACTGACGCGATCAGGGCGCGAAAAAGCGCGCGACACCGTCGACGGGCTCACACCCGCCGCCTCGGCGATATCGTAAATAGTGACGGACCCCGTCGCCTCAATGCCCATACTTTCTAACACTAGTCGGAATCTTCTAGTTGGACTTCTAGTTGGACTTGTTTCCAACGCGTCTGCCCGACGCGCTACTGTATTTTCAAAGCGTGTTCACTACCAAGCGGTAAGGAAGAAAGGACACCACACATGCTGGCAACAGGAAAAGACGTACTGCTTCGCAGCTTGGCCATTCTTTTTGTGGTTGGGGTTGCGGGCCCTGTTGCGTGCTCATCGGAAGCAGACGGTCCGCCGAAACGCGGAGACGAGCTTGCGGGATTACTGGTCAGCGTCGACGACGTCAACGTCACAGGTGTCACCCATGCCAATGAGGCAGCAGTAGATGGCGAGGAGATTCAACCCGGCATGGCACTGTTGCCCGTGGTTGGCGACGATAACTGTGCCACAGCGATCCAGACGGGTGTGGCTACCCGGATTCAGACTGTGGGCGCAGCCGCACGCACTTTTAGCCACGACAACAACAAGATCGCCGCCGGTATCTACTCGGTGGAAGACCCCGAAGCGGTGTCTGTAGGGCGACTGTACAGCGACATCTTGACCTACTGCAGCGAGCCGATCCTGCACGAAGGAACCGGCGTGGAATACACAGTGCGTCACCTCACTGACCCAGGCCCTGACGTGACGGGCATGGTGGTGGAGTCGCGGTCGCGCCGGGGAGAACTGACAACGTTGGTGGTGATGCACCGCATGATGGGCCACCATGCCGTGGCCGTAGGCTCCACCGGATTCACAGAGCCCACAGTGGCGAGCGTTTTTAAAGCACAGGTGGAAAAACTCGAAGGTTAAGCTTTTACCGGCCTCATGCAGAAATGCGACTGGGCCCGAAACAATGTCTCGGACCCAGCCTTGTGGTGCGCCATCAGGGGATCGAACCCCGGACCCACTGATTAAGAGTCAGTTGCTCTACCATCTGAGCTAATGGCGCATGCTGCTGCGGAAGCAACGTAGAAAAATATAACACCCAAGCTCGCCTAAGGTAAAATCGCCTGATCATCAATGGTTTTCGTGGGAAAGTGAACAATGCATAAACTTGTGTTTCGGGTGGCTTCCGCTGGTGTAAGGTCCTATGATGAAAAGAACGCACACTAGTTGGGTTGTCCGCACTTGCTAAGGGTTTACGTGAAAAAAGTATTCTGTCCACAGAATTTCGTTGCTACAATGCTCGTTTTCTTCGTGGTGGTATCAACCACAGCGTGCACTACTGATCCCCAATCTAGTCCCGCCGATGCGACCGCAGCAGCAGCCGATGGTGCTCAAGAAACTGCCGTCCCACCTGAACCACCAACCTTCTCAGTCAAAGATGGTGCCGAAGATGTAGACCCGTCAGCTCCTGTGACTGTGGTCTCTGATGTGGGCCTCGAATCGGTGGAGATGACAAACGAAAACGGCAAAGTAGTTGAGGATAAGCTGAGCGCAGACGGCAAGAAGTGGTCCACTGCGGAAGTGTTGGGATATAACCGCACGTACACCATTGAGGCCACGGACACTGAGGGGCAAACGGAGACGATTACCTTTTCTACCCCCACTCCGAGTTACACCACGGGTGTGGCGCTAGGCCCGTTGGAAGGGTCAACGGTGGGTGTTGGGCAGGCTATCACGTTCCGCTTCCCCTCGGCACCGAAAGACCGAGAGGCGGTAGAAGAGGCCATCGAGGTCAAGACGTCTAATGACACCGAGGGCGGTTTCTACTGGATTGACCCGCACGAGCTGCGCTGGCGTCCGGCTGAATTTTGGGAGCCCGGTACGAAAGTCACCGTCAACGCCGATATCTATGGTCTGAACATGGGGGAGGGCTTGTACGGTGCGGAGGACAACGCGACGAGCTTTACCATCGGCAAGGATGTTCGCGGTGTTGTCGACGACGCGACGAAGACGATGACGGTATATGAAAACGGTGCGGTGGTTCGTGAAATCCCGATTTCGCTGGGCCGTGACGGTACGCGATGGGCGACCCCGAATGGTATTTATGTGGTGGGTGATGAGCATGAGTCGCTAGTAATGGATTCCTCCACCTTCGGCTACGCGGTGGAGGATGGCGGCTATGTCACCCCGGTAAGTCATGCGACCCAGATGAGTTATTCCGGCATCTATATTCACGGTGCGCCATGGGCGGTGGGCGCATTGGGCAGTTACAACCAGTCCCATGGCTGTATCAATATGACTATTGATGATGCCGCGTGGATCCAGCAGATGTTGAAACGTGGTGACCCAATCACGGTGCAAAACACTACCGCCGGTACCCTGCCAGGTACGGACGGTTTGGGCTACTGGAATATTGATTGGGAGACATGGAAGAAAGGCAACACCGACACCGGTTCGGCATATTAAATGCGTTTCTCCGTTCTTGACCGGGCCCAGGCCATCGTCGGCGACAGTGACGCAGACGCTTTAAAACGAACACTTGACCACGCCCGCTATGTTGAGGATTTGGGGTTTAGCCGTTTCTTTGTAGCTGAGCATCATGGGGTGCCGGGGATTGCAGGGTCTGCTCCGACTGTGTTGGCTGCTGCTGTGGCGGCGCAGACGTCGTCGATACGCGTAGGGACTGCCGGGATCATGCTGCCTGCGCACCAGCCTGTGGTGGCTGCGGAGCAGATCGCGGTGTTGGAGGCGTTGTTCCCGGGGCGGATTGATGCTGGGGTTGGGAATTCGGTGGGATTTACTCAGCCGGTGCGTGACGCGTTGCGCCAGGGCGACCCGACCGAATTGAAGGCCGCGTTTCCCGCTGATGTTGCGGAGTTGTTGGCGTATTTGCGTGGCGAGGCCGAGATTACTGCCCGGCCTGCCAACGCCGGTGCTACGCCTGTGTGGCTGTTGGCTGGTTTTAAATCGGTGCTCACGGCTGCCCAGCTGGGCGTGAATGTGATTGTAGGCGGGCCGAGCCTTTTTGACCGTGGCGCGCAGCGCGGTGATTGCGCTTCCGGTGGCGCGCAGCGCGGTGATTGTGCTTCCGGTGGCGCGCAGCGCCACCCGTATCTTGAGTGCTACCGCGAGATTCACCCCGCTGGCCAGGCCATCGTGTCTGTAGATATCGCGGTGGCTGAGACTAGGGAAGCCGCCCGGGAGTTGCTGATGCCGCAGATCGTCGCCGGTGTTCTGTCACGCACCACGGGCTCTTTTGATGCGTTGGACCCACGGGCTTCGCGTGTGCGTTTGACAGCTACGCAGCGTGCGCGTGTCGACGAGAGCCTGGCCATGAGCATTTTTGGCAGCCCGGAGCAGGTGCGCGATGAACTTGGCCAACTGTGTGAATTTTGTGGGGTAGACGAGGTGCTGGTCACCGGCGGGATGGCAGATATAGCTGGCCAGCGCCACAGCGAAAAACTACTGGCCGAGATGATGGACTAAGTTATTGTTTGTACATGGACGATAATAAACCTGGGTTAAAGGTGCCTGTGGAGCGACTTCCACCGATTAATTGGTGGCCTGCTGTTTTTTCGTGTTTGATTTCTATAGGTATATCCGCTGTAGTTGTTACTGGTTTAGCCGCATTAAATTTAGCCTTCAACTTTGGCGACCCATTCTTGGAAAAGCCCCTCCTGAGTATCGCGGAGCTATTAGTTATCCTCCCTCTTTTAATAGGTGCGGAGAATTATCTCGGCAGTCCGTCAGCGCTGAAGCGTTTCTCACCTCTAGCGCGCATTCGTCTGAAAAACTGGGCATCTCAAGCGCTTTTCTGGATCGTCCTCCTTGCCTTAATTTCGCAGTTTCTCTATGAAGTCGATCCTGAAACGATGAAAGCGACGTTGAAGGGTGTCGACGATACAGGTAAAAACATCAATATCCTTTTATTTCAAGACTTCTGCTACGTGTTGGGATTAGCTCTTTCAACGGGGATAATTTATCTCTTGCTCCTTGTCTTTGTAGCGATTGTGCTTCATGACAGCTTGGAGCGATGGGGAGCAGAATCTATCAACGACATTGATGAGAAAATAGCACTGTATGGAGACTATATCTATCAGGACCGTGAATCCCTCAGGCGTCTCTTCGAAACAGACAAGCAGAGGAAGAAAATTGTATCGTGCGCTTTAAGATTTAAAACGCTACCCAGTTGTGGACGACTAGATCGGTTGATTCTGGGGGCATCCGTTGCTGAGGTCTTTATTTTGAGCTGCTGGGTTGTAATCGCAACGAGGTGTGCTCAGTTTCTTTTCTCGGCCTTAAAAGTCAGTGCAGGCTTGAATTCGCTATCATCCGTGCCATTCTTTTTCGGATTTGGGCTGTATCTCTCGAAGTGGGCTTGGGATTTGTCGAAATATCTTCGTTGGCCTCCCATTTACCGGTTTGCGGCTGCCTTCCTTGGTCTGTTGCTTTTTCTCCTGGGGTTAGGTGGGTTGGTAATCCTCAGCTTCAGCTATCTCGAGGAGGTAGAGGATGTATTCTGGATCGCTTTGGTGTGCTCTCTCTCCCTAGTTCTTCCTCTGGTCTACTTGATTCTCACGCGAGCAATGGTTCCCGCACGTGTCGAAGGGACGGAAGCTTTGTACACGGGATTAGAATCGAGAATCCATTTCGACCAGCCGGTAGACAGGAACGCATTTAACTGCATCCTGAAGGAAAGGTTCGGACAGCCCAGCCAAGAGGAAAGCGCAGTGGACCACAAATCGGTAAAACCTGTCCTAACCGAAGTGAAAACGTGTGATGCCCGCAGAAAAAGCCATCTTTTCACCGGCGAAAAACCTGCTCTGAGGGTCGTATATGAGCAAGACAAGCCCGATAATTCTGTTGGCCAGAGAACCATCCACTGGATCTGGTTTTTCCAACACCCCTGCCTGTCATTGTTGATGTTGAGAGAAGTACTGGGTCGGTATGAAAGTCTCGCAAAAAATTACGAACGGCTTGGCGAAGCGAAAGTAAAACGAAATTCACAGCAGTTCAGGGACGAATTTTTGGCAAATACTGAGGATCCACAGAAAACTATACAGGAATTGACTAGTGAGGTGTTTCACGAACAGTCGATCAATCGAATTCTTCGTCCCCCTATCGCTAATGAAAGTACTGACGGAGATCACTACACAGCAGGTAACCGCGATGCTTCTCGGGGCTGCCACCGGTGATGCCTTTGGGGGACCTTTCGAGTTTCTCTACTCTGAGACTGTGGTGCAGTATTCACTAGGCATCATGCACGGAGCCGACCAAGAAAACACGGTCATGTCCCACTGGGGTGCCGTGATGCCAGCAGGCACCTGGAGTGATGACACCTCAATGGCTGTAGCAACAATGGAATCCATCATTCGCACTGGTGGTGAGCTAAACTTCACCGACCTAATGAATCAATTCGTAGCGTGGCTGGAACAGGGAAAATACTGCGCAATCGACCGGCCATTTGGGTTGGGCTAAACGGTAGGTAGGGCACTTGGTCCGGGCAGCGTCAGAAGCCGACGATGACACTGAGGCATCGGGGTGGAAAGCCGGCTCCTAGACCGACTTCACCGACGGTCGCCGGAGGGGTTTGAAAAATTTCTCCTCTACTTCCTGCGCCGCTACGGCCTTCAGCTGATCCATATCGGCGGAAGCGGGAACGAAGGCATCGACGGCATCGGCACCGCCCCACTGGGCCCGGTGCTCTCTTTGCGGGTGGCGGTCCAAATCAAACGCTACGACCCCAACGGCAAACCCATCGGGCGTGACACCGTAGTCCTGCTCTAGCGAGACGGCCAAACCAAAGGGGCCGAGCACCCAATTTTGGTGACGCTCAGCAGATTCACTGACACTGCCCGCAAGGCCGCCACGGTCACCCCCAATGATCGATCTCATCAATGGTAGCCGCCTGGCGGAGTTGATCGGAGAAGGCAGGGAAGTCGGAGTCAGCCTCCAACCGACTTTCAACGAAGAACAGTTCGACAAGTTCGATTAACTTTTCGTACGGATCAGTAACACTTGCCGGTTTTAGAACTGCAAAAATATCTAAATGAGATGTTTTTGAAGGGTGATCATTCGATATTGTGCTTCAAAAATATCTCATAGTGTAATATTCGCAGTATGAAGATCACAGAGGCGACGGAGATCGTTCTTGACCTCGCCTCCCAGCAGTGGGGGATGGTCACCACAGCCCAGGCCAAGAAGGCCGGGGTGCCGGCCGTCATGCTCGGTCGCCTGGTGGATAAAGCTGTCCTCGAGCGGGTGCGCTCCGGGGTGTATGTCTCCACCTCCGCCGGCTGGTCAGCGGCCACCGAGATTCGGGCGCAGTGGCTGGCCCTGGAACCGACGACCATGGCCGCCGACCGCCTCCAGACAGGCCCCATCGCGGTGGTCTCGCACGAGTCGGCCGCCGAACTGCACCGCATCGGCGATCTCGACAGCCCCCATATCTGCTTCACCGTGCCCAGTAGGCGTCAAACCCGCCAACCCGAGGTGATTTTCCGTATCGCCGAGCTCGACGATGCGGATTGGACCGTCGTAGATGGTCTGCCGGTGACCACCGCCGTGCGCACGTTGATCGATCTGGCCCGGGCCGGGCACGAACCAGAACATCTCACCGACGTGATCGGTGACATCTTCCGACGGCGCACGGCCACCCACACCGAGATCACCGACGCGCTGGTCGATATTGCCGAGATCCTCGCCATCACCCCGGCCACCGCAGAGGGTGCCCAGGCCTGGTTGGAAGAGCGGTTTCCCACCCCGGCCCCGTCACCGCAGTCGGCGAGAATTCTGCAGGAGACCATGGCACACGCCCAAGCTTCCCTCCCGGAGCCGTCCCCCCAGCAGATGAGGATCATGCAGGAAAGTATGGAAAAAGTCCTTGCCCCCCTCCAGAAGCAACTGGGAAGCGTCCTTGATGCGATCACCGCCCATCCCGCTGTCCTGTGCTTGCTGGCCCAAGCGGCAGACGACGGTGCCAGCCGCCCGGCTCTTCGTCAGGTGGTGGACGCCGCCAAGGCCTACGATTCGGTCTTCGACGGCCTGCCCGCACATCTGTTCCCGAACGTCGACCGCCAGGACCCCCTGGGCGGGGAAAGCAATCAGGACGAGGATGCTGATGAGTAAACCGAAACGCACCGACGGACAGATCCGTAACGCCCTGAAAAAAAGAAGCCCGGGAGCAGGGGATCACTCCCAACGACGCCTATAACCGGTTTTTCCGGGAGCTGTTTCTCGCCGAGCTGATGAACCGCGACCACGGATGGGTGCTTAAAGGCGGAACGAACCTGTACTGCCGGATTCCCGGTGCCCGGCACACCCGGGACCTTGACCTGTACCGGCAGGACGATCCCACCTCCTACCGCCAGGCCGCCGACGACCTAGTCGAGACCATGCACGGGACTGGCATCGGCCCGTACCGCTTTACCGTCACCGCGCCGAAAGACGAGACGGTCAGCGGGGTCATTGAGAGCATGAACCTCACCGTCGAGGTCTTCCACGGCGTCAGCCTGATCCTGGTGTTTGGCATTGACGTCAGCGGAGATCTGCAGGTGCCGACGGTGACAGACACGCTGACCGTCGAGCGATCCGACCGTATTGATCTGGAGTTTGTAGGCCGGGAGTACACCATCCGGTCCTACCCGATCGAAAATCAGATCGCCGACAAGGTCGCCGCGATGTATGAGCTCCACGGGCATAGCAAACAACCGTCGACCCGCTACCGCGATCTCTACGACATCGCCCTGATTGCTCTAGAACTGGGCGTCGATGCCGCCGACCTGGCAAACGCACTGCGCACTCAAGAACAGGTCCGTAGTCTTACCTTGCCGCAGGAGCTCCGGTTGCCCAGCTCGACGTGGGTGGACGGGTACGCCAACCTGATCAAGAATGTGCCGAATCCGCGTGAAGAGATCACGGAGGTCAACGAGGCGCTGCGCATCGCCGGCGCACTGGTCAACCCCGTCTTCGCAGCATCAGAGAACACC comes from Corynebacterium cystitidis and encodes:
- a CDS encoding mannitol dehydrogenase family protein produces the protein MTQKLNRTNYDAPAAPVRLVHLGLGAFHRAHQVWYTQKADPSWGYCSFTGRSARMSDTLQPQDGLFTLVTRSGDGDSPEVITSLVEAQPAFNLARLKELLADENVAVVTLTITEAGYHLAEDGSLDTSNADVAHDVEALRAGNPEELKTATGRIVEGLKARKEAGNGGMAIMSCDNVADNGPLTKAAVIGMAKAADEELADWIEQNVTFPSTSIDRITPATTDDLIKDVAEATGYEDASPVVTEPFASWVIEGEFPAGRPAWEKAGVIFVDDIEQFERRKLWLLNGSHSLMAYYAQLKGHETVADAINDPDVREKVEALWDEAANHLTADGLDIPGYRKDLIERFENPRIRHNLAQIAIDGGTKQRMRAVPIMKSELEDGRDGSAAALSIAAWIEYVLRADDIQDARADELDTARKADDPVKALVAALDEELAANNEAVERIRELHDEVKSL
- the uxaC gene encoding glucuronate isomerase, with the protein product MSTSHASHPDRLLPADPGTRDIARRLLAHVEDLPIISPHGHLEAQMFVDDEPFTNPTELLISPDHYLTRVLHSVGYELSELGVGGHECDPREAWRIFCTNWPLYTGTATGYWVEQEFEHVFGINPDRISGENADELYDELDEILKRPDFRPRALADTFNLEVLATTDDPLDDLQAHKALADDASFTPRVLPTFRPDAYTKFYNAHFADNVEKLIDLHGGGKTGYEGYLEALRDRRQFFKEAGGTSTDHGTHDAETTPLDAAEAAALFDKGRNGTWTREEAQAFEANMTFRMAEMAQDDGLVMTLHPGSYRNHSTSTFEKYGADVGHDIPFQMEYTNALQPLLSTFGENKDFNFVIFTMDETTFSREIAPLAGYYPAVYAGAPWWFIDEIDAMNRFRQYTTGTTGFSRYSGFIDDTRAYCSIPARHNTSRRVEANYLARLVAEHRITEDRAAEIIVDLIDASPRRVFKL
- a CDS encoding LacI family DNA-binding transcriptional regulator; this encodes MGIEATGSVTIYDIAEAAGVSPSTVSRAFSRPDRVSFSTAEKIRRIAEELGYRTKLETRNSVRTTKDTVGFIAADLSNPFFVEVLRGAAHAGWVEDVWIHASDVQESPERSRSAVDKLIDHVDGLLLASARLSNSEIQKIARTVPTVVINRPVNGVPSVLVDSYDGSIRLAAHLADQGAQSITYLSWPEESWMDSMRWRGLREATGGGAGDDSPLFTRHIPLSDDRLAAVSKMTASKITLAAPTASGGRRAFIDWKSHPTDAVACFNDMVAVGFLHQAALDGVHVPGDVLVAGFDNNEAAQLSTPSLTTVAGPLRSVGRVAAANLIALVQGVKKPMAKPRVLPTRLIVRESTAIKKSH
- a CDS encoding L,D-transpeptidase, coding for MLVFFVVVSTTACTTDPQSSPADATAAAADGAQETAVPPEPPTFSVKDGAEDVDPSAPVTVVSDVGLESVEMTNENGKVVEDKLSADGKKWSTAEVLGYNRTYTIEATDTEGQTETITFSTPTPSYTTGVALGPLEGSTVGVGQAITFRFPSAPKDREAVEEAIEVKTSNDTEGGFYWIDPHELRWRPAEFWEPGTKVTVNADIYGLNMGEGLYGAEDNATSFTIGKDVRGVVDDATKTMTVYENGAVVREIPISLGRDGTRWATPNGIYVVGDEHESLVMDSSTFGYAVEDGGYVTPVSHATQMSYSGIYIHGAPWAVGALGSYNQSHGCINMTIDDAAWIQQMLKRGDPITVQNTTAGTLPGTDGLGYWNIDWETWKKGNTDTGSAY
- a CDS encoding MsnO8 family LLM class oxidoreductase — protein: MRFSVLDRAQAIVGDSDADALKRTLDHARYVEDLGFSRFFVAEHHGVPGIAGSAPTVLAAAVAAQTSSIRVGTAGIMLPAHQPVVAAEQIAVLEALFPGRIDAGVGNSVGFTQPVRDALRQGDPTELKAAFPADVAELLAYLRGEAEITARPANAGATPVWLLAGFKSVLTAAQLGVNVIVGGPSLFDRGAQRGDCASGGAQRGDCASGGAQRHPYLECYREIHPAGQAIVSVDIAVAETREAARELLMPQIVAGVLSRTTGSFDALDPRASRVRLTATQRARVDESLAMSIFGSPEQVRDELGQLCEFCGVDEVLVTGGMADIAGQRHSEKLLAEMMD
- a CDS encoding ADP-ribosylglycohydrolase family protein, which gives rise to MLLGAATGDAFGGPFEFLYSETVVQYSLGIMHGADQENTVMSHWGAVMPAGTWSDDTSMAVATMESIIRTGGELNFTDLMNQFVAWLEQGKYCAIDRPFGLG
- a CDS encoding restriction endonuclease, which produces MESRLLDRLHRRSPEGFEKFLLYFLRRYGLQLIHIGGSGNEGIDGIGTAPLGPVLSLRVAVQIKRYDPNGKPIGRDTVVLL
- a CDS encoding type IV toxin-antitoxin system AbiEi family antitoxin domain-containing protein encodes the protein MKITEATEIVLDLASQQWGMVTTAQAKKAGVPAVMLGRLVDKAVLERVRSGVYVSTSAGWSAATEIRAQWLALEPTTMAADRLQTGPIAVVSHESAAELHRIGDLDSPHICFTVPSRRQTRQPEVIFRIAELDDADWTVVDGLPVTTAVRTLIDLARAGHEPEHLTDVIGDIFRRRTATHTEITDALVDIAEILAITPATAEGAQAWLEERFPTPAPSPQSARILQETMAHAQASLPEPSPQQMRIMQESMEKVLAPLQKQLGSVLDAITAHPAVLCLLAQAADDGASRPALRQVVDAAKAYDSVFDGLPAHLFPNVDRQDPLGGESNQDEDADE
- a CDS encoding nucleotidyl transferase AbiEii/AbiGii toxin family protein; the encoded protein is MNRDHGWVLKGGTNLYCRIPGARHTRDLDLYRQDDPTSYRQAADDLVETMHGTGIGPYRFTVTAPKDETVSGVIESMNLTVEVFHGVSLILVFGIDVSGDLQVPTVTDTLTVERSDRIDLEFVGREYTIRSYPIENQIADKVAAMYELHGHSKQPSTRYRDLYDIALIALELGVDAADLANALRTQEQVRSLTLPQELRLPSSTWVDGYANLIKNVPNPREEITEVNEALRIAGALVNPVFAASENTVTGTWSPSTGRWWFAPDVIEGRK